From the Papaver somniferum cultivar HN1 chromosome 2, ASM357369v1, whole genome shotgun sequence genome, the window ATAATAATATATAAAGTAATAGAAATCCACAACAGACTACCCAAAGGCAACTTGGCCCAAAAGTAAATTGATCAAATAAATGCTTTCGCTGAATAACTTGTTTCTCATTCCATTATTATGTTCCTTAGAAAACAAACATAGAACAGAtggagaagaggaagaaaaaaaaatgctctTTATAATGGATACTTTTTATAACAGTGATGCTATGAAACAATAAGACGTTGTGCTTCAATCGGATCTCGTAGTCCAGTAAAATTTAGTCAACGTTATCCATGAACTACCAGATTTGCcattggagtgtaccagaagagtTCTGGGAGATACGGTTTAGCACGTCAGAAACCGTACAAACACCAAGGATTCAAGATGAAATGGTTAATAATGCGTGGAGTCATACCCTGAAAACAAGCAAGTTGCTAGCCTCGAGAAAAGATGTTGCAACGAtgcatctccaccaccatcaaTAAGCAATTCTTATTTCGATACCAGATGCACTTTCACAGACATGCGCAGAGCACCAAGAACCTGATTAGCAGCATAAGTTAATTTCTGATTAACAAATTGTAACAGTGAAATATTTATGAAAGATGTGAAAATGTCAGAATCATGGCTACATCGGCGGAAACGAAAACTAAACCAAGGAGATGTGTTTATGAGTAACAACATTCAGGTGGGATATTAAAAACCAATAGCAGCACTGAACAAATAAGATAAGTTAATCAACTCCGAAGATATCTCTTTCAGAAAGCAGTGGACTTTTGTACATTAATGGATACTTTTTATACTGTCAATCCCTTCTCTATCCTGTTTACAGTTGTTATTCCTTCTaaagaataaaaaaagaaaacttaCAGTTTGGAATAATAAGATTCGAGATGAGGAAACTTAAATGAAGAAACTACAGTGAGGTGGCAGAAAGTGGCGCATCATATCACCCGCTTGGAGTAGAAACTACAAGGAATCACAAAATGCATAGGCAACAAGTAATGCCATAACTAACCTGGATCTTAGAGTTACTCATCAGAAGTTCGTCTGCCATGAGTTCGAACTCCAGAATATAAGCTAACCCAAAGACCAACACTCAATATACATCATATCAAACTGGGATGTTCAAAGCAGAGCCAGTGCTCTTCCTTCAGCCCCTCCTTAGTCAGTGGACCACAGTGCATGTACTTAAAGAATGTAGACCACATTATCATTGCAAAACAAATTCAAACCATTAGACCAATATCACCAAAACCCAGTATAATTTACAACAATATCAATGCATAAGATAAAATTTAAATACATTTTTTCCATAAAGAGAAATTTAAGCACCTGTTCAATATAGTACAGTGAGACCCAAAGAAATTTACCCCAAAGCACCTGTGCAGCCAGTCTGGTTCCACCATAAATACATAAGCCTAGTATACACTTTTGTACTAGAAGTTACGAGATGCAACTACTACTGGCTTTTAGATGCTAAGTGGCAGCCTGGTTCCACCATAGTTCAGGCTCTTGATTAGGACTTGCCTAAGACCATCTAGGCTCAACCCAAGTGCAGTTTGATCTTTCCTTCGTATTATGAAAATCTTGCGAAGAATGTTGATTACCCCCTACAAAATGATACCTGCATGTATCAAGAGAATAGTATAAAATTCTTTCGCCTTTTAATCTAGGGAAGTAGATATTGTTCTCCATGCAACTACGTGGAGCCACTGCTGAAAAACTGGATGTATTGCTGATGAACAATGAATGCTTTCCCAAACTGTTCAGTCTAACCCAGACCTCCGAATCATCCAATCTATAAATATCAACCGATTTTCCACTCTGTCCCAAATGCACTAGTAAAAGCTTTTTATCACACTCCGCCAGATAACTAGGATAAAAACCACTGAATTGTTTCAAGGACTTTGACAGTACTTTCCAACTGGAATCACCCTTCATATTAAAAACTCCTAATATTCCATTATAATCTAAGCAGTAGAAAGCTCCTTTATAGAAAACCGGGCTGTTAATACACGGCATAAAGTTGTACATACACGCCATAATATTGTTCACAGTGGAGCTATCTTCATAATCAAATTTATGAACAGTCCAACCAGTTGCACTTTTCGCCGGTTCAGTGACCAAAAAGGATATCTCATTGTCACCTCCTATTTCCCACCAATTGGAGATGGCAATCACCACACAATCGCGAGAAGTAGGTACCGACGAGAATGACATTCCACCAAGTGCATAATAATCAGGTACATCTGGAAGACAGATCATTGCTCTTGTGAAGGGATTGTAGCAGAATACAGTTtttttccctttagacaagagaAACCACCCATCTTTTGAAAAACGGATTATAGCACCAACAAGCAAAGGATTGGATAGTTTCATGAGGTACTTTTCATTGTTATGCATCGGGTCTACAATATTGCAGATGGTCTCTTCATTATCTTCAAAGATAGAAATCAGCCATGGAGATAAATATGTATTTGCTGTGGTCTTTGTAGAAGCCGATATTTGGTTCAATCCGGGGAGAAAAATAGAATTTCGTTTACAGGCTACACGAAAATGAATGTAATCAACAGGATGGAGAAATCTCGCTATCTCCTCTGTACTGTCATAATCATCAAGAAAATCCCACTGTTTTAATGCTTCTAATTCTCTGCTGctataatttaccttgccaatGTTCTCCTCCTCTATGCTGGTTTCTGTCGTATCTTGGCTCACAAGAAGATCTGTTATGCTTCTCC encodes:
- the LOC113348049 gene encoding uncharacterized protein LOC113348049 isoform X1 yields the protein MRGKVYYHKTCHRGWLIVIGNVKDNAEYSVADAINLDDCFLWNPVSSETIQLPNLDRLSFSTESKNYFMFDLVLSSPPLPSTCNNPGNEDSCTVFLIFRGMNDEVSHDKHILVFCRPGDEQWRTMELNDQSDPEGDFSKFIDSLLCFQGKLFAFGDAENWVMEIEIQNLWHHVVFDKETQFLRKFKVEVPHFPIIGGGEELEFRRHMEDWVESGNDIFKIVLNCSPRGYRKVASTHIFKLDFSSMTWVLLKSLGDHVLFLCTNMDALGLTSRKCYSTSSAYCSAADMGLDRGCLFYTLPEDQTLYTFEPEDNATTVIMPCLKLPTPWFLPTWVMMPTTVNKQVAGRRRSITDLLVSQDTTETSIEEENIGKVNYSSRELEALKQWDFLDDYDSTEEIARFLHPVDYIHFRVACKRNSIFLPGLNQISASTKTTANTYLSPWLISIFEDNEETICNIVDPMHNNEKYLMKLSNPLLVGAIIRFSKDGWFLLSKGKKTVFCYNPFTRAMICLPDVPDYYALGGMSFSSVPTSRDCVVIAISNWWEIGGDNEISFLVTEPAKSATGWTVHKFDYEDSSTVNNIMACMYNFMPCINSPVFYKGAFYCLDYNGILGVFNMKGDSSWKVLSKSLKQFSGFYPSYLAECDKKLLLVHLGQSGKSVDIYRLDDSEVWVRLNSLGKHSLFISNTSSFSAVAPRSCMENNIYFPRLKGERILYYSLDTCRYHFVGGNQHSSQDFHNTKERSNCTWVEPRWS
- the LOC113348049 gene encoding uncharacterized protein LOC113348049 isoform X2, whose amino-acid sequence is MFDLVLSSPPLPSTCNNPGNEDSCTVFLIFRGMNDEVSHDKHILVFCRPGDEQWRTMELNDQSDPEGDFSKFIDSLLCFQGKLFAFGDAENWVMEIEIQNLWHHVVFDKETQFLRKFKVEVPHFPIIGGGEELEFRRHMEDWVESGNDIFKIVLNCSPRGYRKVASTHIFKLDFSSMTWVLLKSLGDHVLFLCTNMDALGLTSRKCYSTSSAYCSAADMGLDRGCLFYTLPEDQTLYTFEPEDNATTVIMPCLKLPTPWFLPTWVMMPTTVNKQVAGRRRSITDLLVSQDTTETSIEEENIGKVNYSSRELEALKQWDFLDDYDSTEEIARFLHPVDYIHFRVACKRNSIFLPGLNQISASTKTTANTYLSPWLISIFEDNEETICNIVDPMHNNEKYLMKLSNPLLVGAIIRFSKDGWFLLSKGKKTVFCYNPFTRAMICLPDVPDYYALGGMSFSSVPTSRDCVVIAISNWWEIGGDNEISFLVTEPAKSATGWTVHKFDYEDSSTVNNIMACMYNFMPCINSPVFYKGAFYCLDYNGILGVFNMKGDSSWKVLSKSLKQFSGFYPSYLAECDKKLLLVHLGQSGKSVDIYRLDDSEVWVRLNSLGKHSLFISNTSSFSAVAPRSCMENNIYFPRLKGERILYYSLDTCRYHFVGGNQHSSQDFHNTKERSNCTWVEPRWS